From one Dermacentor andersoni chromosome 1, qqDerAnde1_hic_scaffold, whole genome shotgun sequence genomic stretch:
- the LOC126544355 gene encoding meiotic recombination protein DMC1/LIM15 homolog encodes MCDQVVDEALGQVSDDDEFFQDIDILQNHGINVADIKKLKAAGICTIKGVQMTTRKKLCGIKGISEAKVDKIKEIVAKVADGAGFLTALEVSEKRRYVFRISTGSKELDKLMGGGVESMAITEVFGEFRTGKTQLSHTLCVTCQLPGENGYTGGKAIFIDTENTFRPDRLRSIADRFDLDHSAMLENVLYARAFTSEHQMEMLDQVAAKFHEEAGVYKLLVIDSIMALFRVDFSGRGELADRQQKLAQMLSKLQKISEEYNVAVFITNQMTADPGAAMSFQADPKKPIGGHILAHASTTRIALRKGRGEARIAKIYDSPDQPENEATFAITPGGIADVSE; translated from the coding sequence ATGTGTGATCAGGTTGTTGACGAAGCTTTAGGCCAAGTGTCTGACGATGACGAATTTTTCCAAGACATTGACATCTTGCAAAACCATGGCATCAATGTCGCCGATATCAAGAAGCTCAAGGCAGCCGGCATCTGCACAATCAAAGGCGTACAGATGACTACTCGGAAGAAGCTGTGCGGAATCAAAGGTATCTCTGAAgcaaaagtggacaaaatcaaAGAGATAGTGGCCAAAGTAGCCGATGGAGCAGGTTTCCTGACAGCGCTTGAAGTCAGCGAGAAACGGCGCTACGTGTTCAGAATCTCGACAGGGAGTAAAGAGCTCGACAAGTTGATGGGCGGCGGAGTCGAAAGCATGGCGATTACAGAAGTGTTTGGCGAGTTCCGCACTGGGAAAACTCAGCTCTCTCATactctctgcgtcacctgccagCTGCCAGGCGAGAATGGCTACACCGGAGGGAAGGCAATTTTCATCGACACTGAGAATACTTTTCGTCCCGACCGGCTGCGCAGCATCGCCGATCGGTTTGACCTCGACCATTCAGCCATGCTGGAGAACGTTCTTTACGCACGCGCCTTCACAAGTGAACACCAGATGGAAATGCTGGACCAAGTAGCGGCAAAGTTTCATGAAGAGGCCGGTGTTTACAAGTTGCTCGTAATCGACTCGATCATGGCTCTTTTTCGAGTTGATTTCAGTGGTCGTGGCGAACTGGCCGACAGGCAACAAAAACTGGCGCAAATGCTGTCCAAGCTTCAGAAGATTTCGGAAGAATACAATGTGGCCGTATTCATCACCAATCAGATGACTGCTGATCCAGGAGCAGCCATGAGTTTTCAGGCCGATCCCAAAAAACCTATTGGAGGACATATCTTGGCACATGCTTCGACAACCCGCATAGCACTGCGCAAAGGCCGTGGTGAAGCACGTATTGCAAAAATTTATGACAGCCCAGATCAACCAGAGAATGAGGCAACATTTGCTATTACGCCTGGTGGCATTGCAGATGTCTCGGAGTAG